One region of Wyeomyia smithii strain HCP4-BCI-WySm-NY-G18 chromosome 3, ASM2978416v1, whole genome shotgun sequence genomic DNA includes:
- the LOC129728581 gene encoding uncharacterized protein LOC129728581 has product MTTEDNKTIVESIHAPRLNPPSMADTSIETYFMSLEFWFAASGIGSHPQQDSRKYNIVMAQVPPNKLSELRSIIEATPAAEKYTYIKAKLIEYFADSQQRRLQRVLSDMPLGDLKPSQLYNEMKRVAGDSLGDKVLLDLWAPRLPPHAQAAVVASKGNAADKTTIADAIVDSMGLRKINVVEYNGQNSAMASSSVMETAAIDPIQELKREIAELTKRLEKVLPGQRNARGRSRSHSRVAEQRNSCREREPSVGLCWYHRTFGNDARRCRKPCSNGRQSSSNQQ; this is encoded by the coding sequence ATGACGACGGAGGACAATAAAACCATCGTTGAGTCGATACACGCGCCGCGGCTCAATCCGCCCAGCATGGCCGACACGAGCATCGAGACATATTTCATGTCGCTCGAATTCTGGTTCGCTGCATCGGGAATCGGATCCCATCCTCAGCAGGATTCCCGCAAGTATAATATCGTGATGGCACAAGTGCCACCAAACAAATTGTCCGAGCTCCGGTCGATTATCGAGGCCACTCCTGCTGCCGAGAAGTACACTTACATCAAAGCGAAGCTGATCGAGTACTTTGCCGATAGTCAGCAACGCCGTCTGCAACGTGTTCTGTCCGACATGCCTCTGGGGGATCTAAAACCCAGTCAACTCTACAATGAGATGAAACGGGTGGCTGGCGATTCCCTCGGGGACAAGGTGTTGCTAGACCTGTGGGCGCCCAGACTGCCGCCACATGCACAAGCTGCGGTAGTTGCTTCAAAGGGAAACGCGGCAGACAAAACCACCATCGCCGACGCCATTGTGGATTCAATGGGCCTACGAAAAATTAACGTCGTCGAATACAATGGACAAAATTCAGCGATGGCGTCCTCCAGCGTTATGGAAACTGCAGCCATCGATCCGATCCAAGAGTTGAAACGTGAGATCGCTGAGCTCACCAAACGACTCGAAAAAGTGCTGCCCGGTCAGAGGAATGCTCGCGGTCGGTCTCGTTCACATTCTCGTGTAGCTGAGCAGCGAAATTCTTGTCGCGAGAGAGAACCATCAGTAGGATTGTGTTGGTACCATCGAACGTTCGGAAACGATGCCCGCCGGTGTCGCAAACCCTGCTCCAACGGCCGGCAGTCCTCGTCCAACCAGCAATGA